The following proteins are co-located in the Helicobacteraceae bacterium genome:
- the ung gene encoding uracil-DNA glycosylase codes for MALEENWNNRIGGEFERSYMRSLREFLVAEKQRTTIYPRPSEWFKAFELTPFESVKAVILGQDPYHGVNQAHGLAFSVRYGVAIPPSLINIYQELKDDLGIDPPNHGNLTAWAQNGVLLLNATLTVEANRAGSHQSKGWESFTDAAIDALNRDRQNLVFMLWGSYAIRKQALIDRQKHLILTAPHPSPLSAYRGFFSCKHFSQANRYLAEHGVAPIDWRL; via the coding sequence ATGGCGCTTGAAGAGAATTGGAATAACAGGATTGGCGGCGAGTTTGAACGCTCGTATATGAGATCGCTACGCGAATTTCTGGTCGCCGAAAAACAACGAACGACAATCTATCCTCGCCCTTCGGAGTGGTTCAAAGCGTTTGAGCTAACGCCGTTTGAGAGCGTAAAAGCGGTGATCTTAGGGCAAGACCCCTATCACGGCGTAAATCAGGCGCACGGATTGGCGTTTTCCGTGCGCTACGGCGTGGCTATCCCGCCAAGTTTAATCAATATCTACCAAGAGCTAAAGGACGATCTAGGAATAGACCCGCCAAATCACGGCAATCTAACGGCTTGGGCGCAAAACGGCGTCTTGCTCCTAAACGCGACGCTAACCGTAGAGGCAAATCGCGCGGGATCGCACCAGAGTAAAGGTTGGGAGAGCTTTACCGACGCGGCGATCGACGCGCTAAACCGCGATAGGCAAAATCTAGTTTTTATGCTATGGGGAAGCTACGCCATTAGAAAACAGGCGTTAATCGATCGCCAAAAACATCTGATTTTAACCGCGCCTCACCCTTCGCCTCTTTCGGCTTATCGCGGCTTTTTTAGTTGCAAACACTTCTCGCAAGCAAACCGCTATCTTGCCGAGCATGGCGTAGCGCCGATTGATTGGAGGTTGTAA
- a CDS encoding thiamine-phosphate pyrophosphorylase translates to MEDLSAMIDANQNRLREGIRVVEDICRFVLKDGESARRLKSLRAQVRIDSSEALLAKRDSAGDVLRPSAPSESERDGLKGMAIANFKRAQEAARVLEEALKIVMINDAETYKNIRYELYALEKTVISAL, encoded by the coding sequence TTGGAAGATTTATCGGCGATGATCGACGCGAACCAAAATCGTTTGCGCGAGGGGATTCGCGTCGTCGAGGATATATGCCGTTTTGTGCTAAAGGACGGCGAATCGGCGCGGAGATTAAAAAGTTTGAGGGCGCAAGTTAGAATTGACTCAAGCGAGGCTCTGCTTGCCAAGCGCGATAGCGCGGGCGACGTTTTGCGTCCAAGCGCGCCGAGCGAAAGCGAGCGTGACGGGCTAAAGGGCATGGCGATCGCCAACTTCAAACGCGCTCAAGAAGCCGCTAGAGTTTTAGAAGAAGCGTTAAAGATCGTTATGATAAACGACGCTGAAACTTACAAAAATATCCGCTACGAACTATACGCGCTAGAAAAAACGGTTATATCGGCGCTTTAA